The following coding sequences are from one bacterium window:
- a CDS encoding DUF748 domain-containing protein, whose translation LRLDLKRVPLQPFAPYLAGKVDAVLAGGFADGAFDYSWRAVDNGAARQTIKGKLTLAEMALLDRKTADELFRCGSFFIDGLETGVNPAFFKAKAMALSDFHVRIDVDPDATINLKRVFAGAAGPETPETEEAAAAAPPAPAAGPETPIAFDAMTLQGGTIDFADHYIKPNYSARLTEVGGRLSGLSSAEGKPADVDLRAKLAGFAPLVIRGAMQPFGRNMAVNLAAQFTDMELSPLTPYAGKYLGYTIEKGRLSFDVNYKIADRKLQASNKILFDQLTLGEKVASPQATSLPVRLAIALLKDRQGRIELNLPVTGSLDDPKFKVWRVVLQILRNLLVKAASSPFSLLGSLFGGGEELSRAEFAFGQDVPDAAAAAKIDALAKTLLERPALRLEIQGRYDAERDREGLRKRFLDRKVKAQKLKDLVRKGGAAVPVDDVVVPPEEYAKYLERAYKQETFPKPRTALGFAKSLPPEEMEKLILANIVPTDDDLRQLAVARAQNVKDRLLGPGKLPAERVLLVEPKAAPADPKLTGARADFALR comes from the coding sequence CTGCGCCTCGACCTCAAGCGCGTTCCGCTGCAGCCGTTCGCGCCGTACCTCGCGGGGAAGGTGGACGCCGTCCTCGCCGGCGGCTTCGCCGACGGCGCGTTCGACTACTCGTGGCGCGCCGTGGACAACGGCGCGGCGCGGCAGACGATCAAGGGGAAGCTGACGCTGGCCGAGATGGCGCTGCTCGACCGCAAGACGGCCGACGAGCTGTTCCGCTGCGGGTCGTTCTTCATCGACGGCCTCGAGACGGGCGTCAATCCGGCCTTCTTCAAGGCCAAGGCGATGGCCCTCTCCGACTTCCACGTGCGGATCGACGTCGATCCCGACGCGACGATCAACCTGAAGCGGGTCTTCGCCGGGGCGGCGGGACCGGAGACGCCGGAAACGGAGGAGGCCGCCGCGGCCGCCCCGCCGGCGCCGGCCGCCGGACCCGAGACGCCGATCGCCTTCGACGCGATGACCCTCCAAGGCGGGACGATCGACTTCGCCGACCACTACATCAAGCCGAACTACTCGGCGCGGCTCACCGAGGTCGGCGGACGCCTTTCCGGCCTCTCCTCGGCCGAGGGGAAGCCGGCCGACGTCGACCTGCGCGCCAAGCTCGCCGGCTTCGCGCCGCTCGTGATCCGCGGCGCGATGCAGCCGTTCGGGCGGAACATGGCCGTGAACCTCGCCGCGCAGTTCACCGACATGGAACTCAGCCCGCTCACGCCGTACGCCGGGAAGTACCTCGGCTACACGATCGAGAAGGGCCGGCTCTCGTTCGACGTCAACTACAAGATCGCCGACCGCAAGCTGCAGGCCTCGAACAAGATCCTCTTCGACCAGCTCACGCTGGGGGAGAAGGTCGCGAGCCCGCAGGCGACGTCGCTGCCGGTGCGGCTGGCGATCGCGCTGCTCAAGGACCGCCAGGGGCGGATCGAGCTCAACCTGCCGGTCACCGGCTCGCTCGACGACCCGAAGTTCAAGGTCTGGCGCGTCGTGCTGCAGATCCTGCGGAACCTGCTGGTCAAGGCGGCCTCGTCGCCGTTCTCGCTGCTCGGCTCGCTCTTCGGCGGCGGCGAGGAACTGAGCCGCGCCGAGTTCGCCTTCGGGCAGGACGTCCCGGACGCCGCCGCGGCGGCGAAGATCGACGCCCTCGCCAAGACGCTGCTCGAGCGGCCCGCGCTGCGGCTGGAGATCCAAGGCCGCTACGACGCCGAGCGGGACCGCGAGGGGCTCCGCAAGCGGTTTCTGGACCGCAAGGTGAAGGCGCAGAAGCTCAAGGACCTCGTGCGCAAGGGGGGCGCGGCGGTTCCGGTGGACGACGTCGTCGTGCCGCCGGAGGAGTACGCGAAGTACCTCGAGCGCGCCTACAAGCAGGAGACGTTCCCCAAGCCGCGCACCGCGCTCGGGTTCGCCAAGAGCCTGCCGCCGGAGGAGATGGAGAAGCTGATCCTCGCCAACATCGTTCCGACCGACGACGACCTGCGGCAGCTCGCCGTGGCGCGGGCGCAGAACGTCAAGGACCGTCTGCTCGGCCCCGGCAAGCTTCCGGCGGAGCGGGTCCTCCTCGTCGAGCCGAAGGCCGCTCCGGCCGACCCGAAGCTGACTGGGGCGCGGGCCGACTTCGCGCTGCGCTGA